Proteins encoded within one genomic window of Roseofilum reptotaenium CS-1145:
- a CDS encoding M15 family metallopeptidase codes for MVLKPYQQIRIEDHQEPLVPIPLESFAVATPHPYEKLGAPYGDKSPYWLRKTVSDRLWMAQKQLQSHHPGWKIHIFDAYRPIAVQEFMVEYSLIQLAENQGFNPETLTPEQRQTLLEKVYQFWAAPSLDPATPPPHSTGAAVDVTLVDQTGMPLNMGSPIDEISPRSFPDHYAQGKTPDEQSYHKHRQLLNRIMEFAGFKRHPREWWHFSHGDQLWVWLKVQEGSWHHQEAIAHYGKAL; via the coding sequence ATGGTATTAAAACCTTATCAACAGATTCGGATTGAAGATCATCAAGAACCTCTAGTACCCATTCCTTTGGAGTCCTTTGCGGTGGCTACTCCCCATCCTTATGAGAAGTTGGGCGCACCCTATGGGGATAAATCTCCCTATTGGTTACGCAAAACGGTTAGCGATCGCCTCTGGATGGCTCAAAAGCAACTCCAAAGTCATCATCCAGGTTGGAAAATTCATATTTTTGATGCCTACCGACCGATCGCCGTTCAAGAATTTATGGTCGAATATAGCTTGATCCAACTGGCTGAAAACCAAGGTTTCAATCCGGAAACCCTCACCCCAGAGCAACGGCAAACCCTTCTAGAGAAAGTGTATCAATTTTGGGCAGCTCCATCTCTCGATCCGGCAACTCCTCCACCCCATAGTACGGGGGCAGCCGTAGATGTTACTCTGGTGGATCAAACCGGAATGCCCCTGAACATGGGATCGCCTATTGATGAAATTTCTCCCCGTTCCTTTCCCGATCATTATGCCCAAGGGAAAACTCCGGATGAGCAGAGTTATCATAAACACCGTCAACTCCTGAATCGAATTATGGAGTTTGCTGGGTTTAAGCGTCATCCCCGTGAATGGTGGCATTTTTCCCATGGCGATCAATTGTGGGTATGGCTTAAAGTTCAGGAAGGTAGTTGGCATCATCAGGAGGCGATCGCCCACTATGGAAAAGCACTCTAG
- the yidD gene encoding membrane protein insertion efficiency factor YidD gives MLKLKLWETQLLKVIIIRAIQVYRRGISPLFPPSCRFYPSCSEYALTAVERFGAMRGLQLAGARILRCNPFHPGGYDPVPEAPKVSN, from the coding sequence ATGCTCAAACTCAAACTGTGGGAAACTCAACTGCTCAAAGTCATTATAATTCGGGCTATTCAAGTCTATCGGCGAGGAATTTCGCCCCTATTTCCTCCCAGTTGTCGATTTTATCCCTCTTGTTCTGAGTATGCTTTGACGGCTGTGGAACGGTTTGGGGCAATGCGGGGTTTACAATTGGCAGGAGCGCGGATTTTAAGGTGTAATCCGTTTCATCCCGGAGGTTACGATCCGGTTCCAGAAGCACCAAAAGTGAGCAATTAG
- a CDS encoding 2OG-Fe(II) oxygenase, whose translation MTSVKLSIGDYAPVFILPCQMGGKFDGRHAQGAAMLWLFFPEITSPESQKLLLDLQALQEQFKLWDLTVIGISTDPLKSLIEFTQTHQFPFFLISDQAAEMIQGLNLVNPDVPPGQIQSKFCSLLIHPNCKILKIHEAFDPSTHATQLLEDLKQLLPPQEPQHLTQIASVLLISNVLPPEFCRELIEVWRTQGHGDSGFMVQQHGKTVGEYDYTHKIRKDHFVSDPDLINRLRYFMIHRIRPEILKAYHFDFTRFEDFRIACYESSRGGFFRRHRDNTTAATAHRRFAMTLNLNTEEYEGGYLRFPEYGPHLYRPETGSAVIFSCSLLHEATDVTDGDRFALLSFFYGEKEAQLREDMMQKSAAMSS comes from the coding sequence ATGACCTCAGTTAAACTCTCTATTGGTGATTATGCCCCCGTTTTCATACTGCCTTGTCAAATGGGGGGCAAATTTGACGGCCGTCACGCCCAGGGTGCTGCCATGCTCTGGCTCTTCTTTCCAGAGATTACCAGCCCAGAGTCTCAAAAACTCCTGTTAGACTTGCAAGCTCTACAGGAACAATTCAAACTCTGGGATCTGACAGTCATTGGAATCAGTACAGATCCCTTAAAATCGCTGATTGAATTTACCCAAACCCATCAATTTCCCTTTTTCCTGATTTCTGACCAAGCAGCGGAAATGATTCAGGGGTTAAACTTAGTGAATCCTGATGTACCTCCTGGACAAATCCAATCGAAATTTTGCTCTCTTTTAATTCATCCCAATTGTAAAATTCTCAAAATTCATGAGGCGTTTGATCCCTCTACCCACGCCACCCAACTCTTAGAAGACTTAAAACAGCTTCTTCCCCCACAAGAACCTCAGCATCTCACACAAATTGCCTCAGTCTTGTTAATTTCCAATGTCTTACCCCCTGAATTTTGTCGAGAATTAATTGAAGTGTGGCGAACCCAAGGCCATGGAGATTCAGGATTCATGGTGCAACAGCATGGAAAAACCGTAGGTGAGTATGATTATACCCATAAAATTCGTAAAGATCACTTTGTTAGCGATCCAGATTTAATCAATCGCCTACGCTATTTTATGATTCACCGAATTCGTCCAGAAATCCTTAAAGCCTATCATTTTGATTTCACCCGCTTTGAAGATTTTCGTATTGCTTGTTATGAATCGAGTCGGGGAGGATTTTTCCGCAGACACCGGGATAACACGACTGCCGCAACTGCCCATCGTCGATTTGCCATGACCTTAAATTTAAATACCGAAGAGTATGAAGGTGGATATTTACGCTTTCCAGAATATGGGCCACATTTGTATCGCCCAGAAACGGGTAGTGCAGTAATTTTTTCCTGTAGTTTACTCCATGAAGCAACGGATGTGACGGATGGCGATCGCTTTGCCCTACTTTCATTCTTCTATGGTGAAAAAGAAGCTCAATTACGGGAAGACATGATGCAGAAATCAGCCGCAATGTCCTCTTAA